In a genomic window of Helianthus annuus cultivar XRQ/B chromosome 10, HanXRQr2.0-SUNRISE, whole genome shotgun sequence:
- the LOC110882276 gene encoding uncharacterized protein LOC110882276: MDDNVITPLAKNLDDNAMANFQMRSPLSNITNAEIAVFILDCKERIVMRKEEIDKRNSHRKSKGLKNVPLTSNQSPTNRSADYGKEVVNTYQSIPNTHTTDTASNIYYTPLLSDVTNASIPNNDYTSPKFNRRIRKQYLDSKKQVMNSTSPNIPISSTQPCLTFCQSTSSSNIQFSYNNSPINRTVPYVKEVVIPYQSNPNQHTTVHSSNIYFTPMLSDITNASITNDDYTSPKFCRSIRKQYRDRQKQAIKSPSVNFQRSSTQASIKLPQSTYTSNKNIQLSSLNNYREKLHFAGEFITNIFCGISKDYLDHGDQSHICETCHAKLWKDEVLRSYQRKTKSSFSLCCGYSKVKLPDFKPPPSDYKSLYTSSDSKSIHFLKNIRRYNSMFSFTSMGGKVDNSINNGKSPYVFRLSGENYHSIGSLIPTNGSKPKFSQLYIYDTENEVANRQFVLGQSKKDSTSSTENLDFEIITELKAMLDSHNQLVKSYRMARYCFQRNPRENLKIRLIAKRNQDGRTYNLPTASEVAALIVGDIDTLFEPRDIIVKSKQGYLERISELHPSYLALQYPLLFVYGDDGYRIDILHRDVSTSTSSDVSTSTTSKRHTCTMREYFCYRIQDRLNTFSLVLNSRRLFQQFLVDAYTMIESERLLYIRTQQKKLRCETFENLCSVKEQGKSDVSKIGQRVILPSSFTGSARYMFQNYLDAMSLCKWYGYPDFFITITCNPKWPEVKRFHKDTTLNLEDRPDILCRLFKIKLDSIIKDLRDNAILGKLQAVVYTVEFQKRGLPHAHLCLFMHADHKLPTVDYIDPFISAEIPDKDKEPELYFLVSEFMIHGPCGVENMNCPCMIDGKCSKNFPKKFRESTCIDGDGFPVYRRRNNGVFIEKSDVKLDNRSVVPYNKILLQRYQAHINVEWCNQAGSIKYLFKYINKGHDRASICFVPSKEANDQEKTVDEIKDYYSCRYISACEASWRIFSYDIHYRNPSVIRLPFHLPGQQHVIYEEFEEIEDVLDKPSVNASMFLQWFLCNQKYPAARQLTYVEFPTKFVWKSNKHKWKPRKRGFSIGRIHSVSPSVGEAYYLRILLNKVKGPRNFEDIRTVNDVEYPTFRDVCYAYGLLDDDNEYVEAIIEASFTGSGYYLRSLFCTMLMSESMSRPEFVWEKTFTYLSDDILYKQRRILKHPGLVLNEDQIKNLTLFEIQKFLLRNNPTLKRYSSMPFPNHDCISSANNLLLSEELAYDKEILAEEFRNLFSSLTHEQRVIYEEIITAVDNNKGGVFFVYGYGGTGKTYLWKTLCASIRSEGKIVLSVASSGIASLLLSGGRTAHSRFHIPINLDEDSFCFIKPDSDLARLLQETSLIIWDEAPMVHKHGFEALDRSLKDLFRSVSGASSELPFGGKVIVFGGDFRQILPVVPGGSRQQIVNASLSSSYISRTCKVLKLTKNLRLREGNVGGVNDGNANLQIPEDLLIKHSSDPISELIEFVYPSLIYNFNEQNYFHQRAILAPTNDVVQEINDRMLSLFPGVEKEYLSSDSICPTEMVNENLDDTLCSPDILNGIKASGLPNHRLVFKVGVPVMLLRNIDQKRGLCNGTRLKVVSLGKRVIQVEIISGSHIGDRHYIPRITLIPTDKKLHIKLQRRQFPLAVSFAMTINKSQGQSLSRVGLFLKNPVFTHGQLYVALSRVTRRDGLKIVILDNDGNLSDTTSNVVYKEVFRNL, translated from the exons ATGGATGATAATGTCATCACCCCTTTGGCCAAAAATTTGGATGACAATGCCATGGCAA ACTTTCAAATGCGAAGTCCGCTTTCTAACATTACAAATG CTGAAATAGCTGTATTCATTCTAGATTGTAAAGAAAGAATAGTTATGCGAAAAGAAGAGATCGATAAAAGGAATTCCCACAGAAAATCTAAAG GTTTGAAAAATGTCCCACTTACTTCTAACCAATCACCAACTAATAGAAGTGCCGATTATGGGAAGGAAGTCGTCAATACTTATCAATCAATTCCAAACACACATACCACTGACACTGCTTCAAATATCTATTATACACCATTGCTATCAGATGTTACAAATG CTTCAATCCCCAATAATGATTATACTAGCCCGAAGTTTAATCGGCGCATCCGGAAACAATATCTGGATAGCAAAAAACAAGTCATGAATTCTACATCACCAAACATTCCAATTTCAAGTACACAACCATGTCTCACATTTTGTCAAA GTACTTCTTCATCAAATATCCAATTCAGTTATAACAATTCACCAATTAATAGAACTGTCCCTTATGTGAAGGAAGTTGTTATTCCTTATCAATCAAATCCAAATCAACATACCACTGTTCATTCTTCCAATATCTATTTTACACCTATGCTATCAGATATTACTAATG CTTCAATCACCAATGATGATTATACTAGCCCAAAGTTTTGTCGGAGCATCAGGAAACAATATCGTGATAGGCAAAAACAAGCAATTAAATCTCCATCAGTAAACTTTCAAAGGTCAAGTACACAAGCATCTATCAAATTACCACAAA GTACTTATACGTCAAATAAGAATATTCAATTATCTTCCCTGAACAATTATCGAGAAAAACTCCATTTTGCCGGAGAATTTATAACCAATATATTTTGTGGCATATCAAAAG ATTACTTGGATCATGGTGATCAGAGTCATATATGTGAAACATGTCAtgcaaaattatggaaagatgaAGTCTTAAGAAGTTATCAAAGAAAGACTAAATCAAGTTTTTCTCTATGTTGTGGTTACAGCAAAGTCAAACTTCCCGATTTCAAGCCCCCGCCCTCTGATTATAAAAGTCTTTATACTTCTTCGGACTCAAAAAGCATTCATTTTTTGAAAAACATTCGTCGTTACAACTCAATGTTTTCTTTTACTTCGATGGGTGGAAAAGTAGATAACTCCATTAACAATGGTAAATCTCCGTATGTATTCAGACTTAGTGGTGAAAATTATCATAGTATTGGAAGTCTTATACCAACGAATGGATCCAAGCCTAAATTTTCTCAGTTATATATATATGATACTGAGAATGAGGTTGCAAACAGACAATTTGTTTTAGG gCAAAGCAAAAAAGACTCCACCTCAAGTACCGAaaatttggattttgaaattaTTACAGAATTGAAGGCAATGTTAGATTCACACAATCAGTTGGTTAAGTCTTACAGAATGGCGCGATATTGTTTTCAAAGAAATCCTCGTGAGAATCTAAAGATACGCCTTATTGCAAAAAGGAATCAAGATGGTAGGACATATAACTTGCCAACTGCTTCTGAAGTTGCTGCTTTAATAGTTGGAGATATTGACACTTTGTTTGAACCTAGAGATATTATTGTGAAGAGTAAACAAGGTTATCTCGAGCGTATTAGTGAACTACATCCTTCTTATTTAGCTCTTCAATATCCCCTACTTTTTGTGTACGGTGATGATGGTTATAGAATTGATATCCTTCATCGTGATGTTTCTACTTCAACCAGCAGTGATGTTTCTACTTCAACCACCAGTAAAAGACATACGTGCACAATGAGAGAATACTTTTGCTATAGAATCCAAGACAGATTGAATACGTTTTCTTTGGTTCTTAATTCCAGAAGGCTTTTTCAACAATTTTTGGTTGATGCGTATACTATGATTGAAAGCGAAAGGCTCTTATACATACGTACTCAACAAAAGAAATTAAGATGCGAGACTTTTGAGAATTTATGTTCCGTTAAAGAACAAGGCAAAAGTGATGTCTCTAAAATCGGTCAGCGTGTTATATTACCTTCGTCTTTTACTGGTAGTGCACGGTACATGTTTCAAAATTATTTAGATGCCATGTCCCTTTGTAAATGGTATGGATATCCTGATTTTTTCATAACAATCACATGTAACCCAAAATGGCCTGAAGTGAAGAGGTTTCATAAGGACACGACTCTTAACCTGGAAGATAGGCCTGATATTTTatgtaggttatttaaaatcaagTTGGATTCCATCATTAAAGACTTAAGGGATAATGCAATTCTGGGAAAGCTTCAAGCag ttGTATATACGGTGGAGTTTCAAAAGCGTGGCTTGCCTCATGCTCATTTGTGCTTATTTATGCATGCCGACCACAAACTTCCAACCGTTGATTATATCGATCCATTCATTTCTGCCGAAATACCTGACAAAGACAAAGAACCAGAGTTATATTTTCTTGTAAGTGAGTTCATGATTCATGGTCCTTGTGGTGTTGAAAATATGAATTGTCCCTGCATGATTGACGGAAAGTGTTCAAAAAACTTTCCCAAAAAATTCCGTGAATCTACATGCATAGATGGTGATGGTTTTCCCGTTTATAGAAGACGTAACAATGGTGTTTTTATTGAGAAGTCAGATGTCAAGTTAGATAACCGCAGTGTTGTGCCATACAACAAAATTCTGTTACAAAGATATCAAGCACACATCAATGTTGAGTGGTGCAATCAGGCCGGATCAataaaatatttgtttaaatatataaACAAAGGTCATGATAGGGCATCAATTTGTTTTGTACCAAGTAAAGAAGCAAATGATCAAGAAAAGACGGTTGATGAAATCAAAGACTACTATAGTTGTAGATACATATCTGCTTGTGAAGCGTCTTGGCGGATTTTTTCTTATGATATACATTATAGGAATCCTTCTGTCATTAGGCTTCCTTTTCATCTTCCAGGACAACAACATGTTATCTATGAAGAATTTGAAGAAATAGAAGATGTGTTAGATAAACCGTCAGTGAATGCTTCAATGTTTTTACAGTGGTTTCTTTGTAATCAAAAATACCCAGCCGCACGTCAACTTACTTATGTCGAATTCCCAACAAAATTTGTCTGGAAGAGCAACAAACATAAGTGGAAACCAAGGAAAAGAGGGTTTTCAATTGGCAGAATTCATTCGGTTTCTCCTTCAGTCGGTGAAGCTTATTATTTGAGGATTTTGTTGAACAAGGTGAAAGGTCCAAGAAATTTTGAGGATATTAGAACCGTAAATGATGTTGAGTATCCTACTTTTAGAGATGTATGTTATGCATATGGCCTTTTGGATGATGACAATGAATATGTTGAAGCAATTATAGAAGCCAGTTTCACCGGATCGGGTTATTATTTAAGAAGTTTGTTTTGTACAATGTTAATGTCCGAGAGTATGTCTAGACCTGAATTTGTGTGGGAAAAAACTTTCACTTACTTATCAGATGACATTCTCTACAAGCAACGTCGTATTTTAAAACATCCAG GTTTAGTACTTAACGAAGATCAAATTAAGAACCTAACATTGTTTGAGATCCAAAAGTTTTTACTTCGAAATAATCCCACTCTTAAAAGGTATTCCAGTATGCCTTTTCCTAATCATGATTGTATATCTTCCGCAAACAATCTTTTACTTAGTGAAGAGTTGGCTTACGATAAGGAGATATTAGCTGAAGAGTTTCGTAACCTTTTCTCTTCATTAACTCATGAACAACGGGTTATATATGAAGAAATCATCACAGCGGTGGATAACAACAAAGGAGGGGTTTTTTTTGTTTATGGTTACGGTGGAACTGgaaaaacatatctttggaagaCTTTATGTGCATCTATAAGATCTGAAGGGAAAATTGTTTTAAGTGTGGCTTCCAGTGGAATTGCATCTCTTTTGCTATCAGGAGGGAGGACTGCTCACTCCCGGTTCCACATTCCTATCAATTTAGATGAGGATTCTTTTTGTTTCATTAAGCCAGATAGCGATCTTGCACGTTTATTACAAGAAACATCACTTATTATTTGGGACGAAGCACCAATGGTACATAAACATGGATTTGAAGCTTTGGACAGATCGTTAAAAGACCTTTTTAGATCTGTATCCGGAGCATCATCAGAATTACCATTTGGTGGGAAAGTTATAGTTTTTGGAGGAGACTTCCGACAAATACTACCTGTGGTGCCAGGAGGAAGCAGACAACAAATTGTAAATGCTTCTTTAAGTTCTTCTTATATTTCGAGAACTTGCAAAGtcctaaaattgaccaaaaattTGAGGTTGA GGGAAGGTAATGTCGGTGGTGTGAATGACGGCAATGCAAATTTACAAATACCCGAAGATCTTCTCATCAAACATTCGTCTGATCCCATTTCAGAGTTAATCGAGTTTGTATATCCTTCTCTTATATATAATTTCAATGAACAAAATTACTTCCATCAAAGAGCCATTCTGGCTCCAACAAATGATGTTGTTCAAGAAATTAACGATCGTATGCTGTCACTTTTTCCGGGAGTTGAGAAGGAATATTTAAGCTCAGATAGTATCTGTCCAACAGAAATGGTTAATGAGAATTTAGATGATACATTATGCTCCCCGGATATTCTTAATGGAATTAAAGCTTCTGGTTTGCCGAATCATAGGTTAGTTTTCAAGGTAGGTGTTCCGGTCATGCTTCTTAGAAATATTGACCAAAAAAGGGGTTTGTGTAACGGAACAAGATTAAAGGTGGTCTCTTTGGGTAAACGTGTTATACAGGTAGAGATTATCTCTGGAAGTCACATTGGAGATCGTCATTATATTCCTAGAATTACGTTGATACCTACAGACAAAAAACTTCACATTAAGTTACAAAGAAGACAATTTCCACTTGCGGTATCTTTTGCAATGACCATAAACAAAAGTCAAGGACAATCACTCTCTAGAGTTggtttgtttttgaaaaacccaGTTTTCACACATGGTCAATTGTATGTTGCATTATCAAGAGTTACCCGACGAGATGGCCTCAAAATTGTTATTCTAGATAATGATGGAAATCTTTCTGATACAACCTCAAATGTCGTATACAAAGAAGTTTTTAGAAATTTGTAA